From Pelotomaculum schinkii, the proteins below share one genomic window:
- a CDS encoding gas vesicle protein encodes MVSKSKQLYPLQRREATLNDLLDRLLTKGLMLNSDVVVTVSGIPLLGLNLRLALGGMSTMLRYGFMTDWDEAIRSVAKKKQVEAGPRLEDGEQLLLSLFGSCWYSKGIYSAWRPGLIHLTNRRLLLYQQEPSETLLDINLWLISGIDTRQVAHFSDQNRQEVWLTMTSGDVVRLHCVDIENLLDTLKKAQALAGSKDINLASPDIDETIWYLTTDGAGKFAWQSGAFCVRDGALCWLGRSGQSLSFRMAAADVLAVEFIAEDIMSGPDGKLVLEMHYLGRTNTEKAYFAGNMDALRPWIRLLREARRDILETCPVCGAPAPRGRLLNKGCDACGWLSARLKRLLP; translated from the coding sequence ATGGTGAGCAAGAGCAAACAATTATATCCTTTGCAACGCCGGGAAGCGACGCTCAACGATCTTCTCGACCGTCTTTTAACTAAAGGGTTGATGTTAAACAGCGACGTGGTGGTTACTGTGTCCGGCATTCCACTGCTTGGGCTAAATTTACGACTGGCCCTGGGCGGCATGTCCACCATGCTGCGCTACGGTTTTATGACGGACTGGGATGAGGCCATCCGCTCCGTAGCTAAAAAAAAGCAGGTCGAGGCAGGTCCACGCCTGGAAGATGGAGAGCAGCTGCTCCTTTCCCTGTTTGGTTCTTGCTGGTACAGCAAGGGTATTTATTCCGCCTGGCGGCCGGGATTGATTCACCTGACCAATCGCCGCCTGCTGCTCTACCAGCAGGAACCCTCAGAAACGCTGCTGGATATTAATTTATGGCTGATCAGTGGAATTGATACCCGGCAGGTAGCGCACTTCAGCGATCAAAACAGGCAGGAAGTTTGGCTCACCATGACTTCCGGCGACGTGGTGCGGCTGCATTGTGTAGACATTGAGAACTTATTGGACACCCTGAAAAAAGCACAAGCCCTGGCCGGCTCTAAAGACATTAATCTTGCGTCTCCGGATATAGACGAGACAATCTGGTACTTGACGACAGACGGCGCCGGCAAGTTTGCCTGGCAGTCCGGCGCCTTTTGCGTGCGGGATGGCGCACTATGCTGGTTGGGACGCTCCGGACAAAGCCTGTCGTTCCGCATGGCAGCCGCTGATGTGCTGGCAGTAGAGTTTATCGCAGAAGATATTATGAGCGGCCCGGACGGCAAGCTGGTATTGGAAATGCATTACCTGGGCCGCACTAACACGGAAAAAGCTTACTTTGCAGGTAATATGGACGCTTTACGTCCGTGGATCCGTCTGCTCCGGGAGGCCCGCCGCGATATTCTGGAAACCTGTCCGGTTTGCGGAGCGCCCGCGCCCAGAGGCCGGTTACTGAATAAGGGGTGTGACGCCTGCGGCTGGCTCAGCGCCCGGTTAAAACGGCTCCTGCCTTAG
- the trxB gene encoding thioredoxin-disulfide reductase, which translates to MEMKDIVIIGGGPAGLAAGLYAARAALDVVLIEQGALGGQAAGTERIENYPGFEEGIGGPELARRMDVQARRFGLNVLDANVQRLLRMENGFAVRTGEGEIVTRAVILASGTQPGKLGIKGEEELHGLGVSFCATCDGAFFKGRTVAVVGGGDAAVEEAIFLTRFAEKVYIIHRRGELRATKVLQERARRNPRIEFIWHSVVEEILGAYFVEGIRVKNVQSGDVEEIKVDGVFLYVGTRPNAGLVRDLVKLDDQGYVITDENMATSCPGLFAAGDVRKKLLRQVVTAVADGATAAVAAEKYLESIAR; encoded by the coding sequence ATGGAAATGAAAGATATCGTTATTATCGGCGGGGGACCGGCGGGGTTGGCGGCAGGCCTCTACGCCGCCAGGGCGGCTCTGGATGTCGTGTTGATCGAGCAGGGCGCCTTGGGTGGGCAGGCAGCCGGTACGGAGCGTATTGAAAATTACCCCGGGTTTGAAGAAGGGATTGGCGGACCGGAGTTGGCAAGACGGATGGACGTGCAGGCAAGGCGCTTCGGGTTAAATGTGCTTGATGCCAACGTACAAAGGCTGTTGCGTATGGAAAACGGCTTTGCCGTAAGGACCGGGGAGGGAGAGATTGTCACCAGGGCGGTGATTCTGGCCAGCGGGACTCAGCCGGGAAAATTAGGTATTAAAGGGGAGGAGGAACTCCACGGGCTGGGTGTGTCTTTCTGCGCCACCTGTGACGGGGCATTCTTTAAAGGCAGGACGGTCGCGGTTGTGGGCGGCGGCGACGCCGCGGTGGAGGAAGCGATATTTTTAACCCGTTTTGCCGAGAAAGTATATATCATTCACCGGCGGGGCGAGCTGCGGGCGACAAAAGTCCTTCAGGAGAGGGCGAGGCGCAATCCGAGAATTGAATTCATATGGCATTCCGTAGTGGAGGAAATCCTCGGCGCTTACTTTGTCGAAGGGATCCGGGTGAAAAACGTACAAAGCGGCGATGTGGAGGAGATAAAAGTTGACGGAGTATTTCTCTATGTCGGTACCAGGCCCAACGCCGGGCTGGTTCGCGATTTGGTAAAACTGGACGACCAGGGTTATGTAATCACCGATGAAAACATGGCGACAAGCTGTCCCGGCCTTTTTGCAGCCGGCGATGTGCGCAAAAAGCTGCTGCGTCAAGTCGTAACGGCCGTTGCCGACGGCGCTACGGCAGCCGTAGCAGCTGAAAAATATCTGGAAAGCATTGCGCGCTGA
- a CDS encoding CBS domain-containing protein codes for MKIAFFLLPKSEVVYLPLKSTMRQALEKMEYHRYTAVPIINDEGKYAGTITEGDLLWKLKNTHDLSFKDTETILLRDIPQRMKNNPVQIDAEIEDLLSLAIVQNFVPVVDDGGFFIGIVRRREIFEYLAELLLKKP; via the coding sequence ATGAAAATAGCTTTTTTCCTTTTACCAAAAAGTGAGGTCGTTTATTTGCCATTAAAATCTACGATGCGGCAAGCCTTAGAAAAAATGGAATATCACCGGTATACGGCTGTGCCAATAATTAATGATGAAGGAAAATATGCAGGAACAATAACCGAGGGCGATTTGTTGTGGAAGTTAAAAAATACTCATGACCTGAGCTTTAAAGATACAGAAACAATTCTGTTGCGGGATATACCACAGCGTATGAAGAATAATCCTGTACAGATTGACGCTGAAATCGAAGATTTGCTTTCGCTTGCCATCGTTCAAAATTTTGTCCCTGTAGTGGATGATGGTGGATTCTTTATAGGGATAGTGAGAAGAAGGGAAATATTTGAATATCTAGCAGAGTTGTTATTAAAAAAACCATAA
- a CDS encoding LysR substrate-binding domain-containing protein, with translation MYIEPYSQDELVMISSHKHPYSQKEVISTKDLQKETLLWREKGSAARTLVEQFLNDKQFHFKNRMEVSDTETIKHMVIAGVGIAFVPKLAVRQELSLLLLRTVNDSKFLIPIHFTVISAKDQHTYPTVLAFSSFLRKWPLN, from the coding sequence TTGTACATAGAACCCTATTCTCAGGACGAGCTTGTCATGATTTCTTCTCATAAACACCCTTATAGCCAAAAAGAAGTGATTTCTACGAAAGACCTTCAAAAAGAAACTCTCCTATGGAGAGAAAAAGGTTCTGCTGCGCGAACTCTTGTTGAACAGTTTTTAAACGACAAACAATTCCATTTTAAAAACCGGATGGAAGTAAGCGACACGGAAACAATAAAGCATATGGTTATTGCCGGTGTAGGAATTGCGTTTGTACCGAAACTGGCTGTCAGACAAGAGCTCTCCTTGTTACTGCTCCGTACCGTAAATGACAGCAAGTTTCTTATCCCCATTCATTTTACTGTCATATCGGCCAAGGACCAGCATACTTACCCGACGGTACTTGCATTTTCAAGCTTTTTAAGGAAGTGGCCTTTAAACTGA
- a CDS encoding type II toxin-antitoxin system VapC family toxin has translation MYNNNPVVIYWDASAVLSALFKDKHSEEAVNWSCREGTHLISSLSYAEVYAVISRIRREGLLADVLVNAGFESLEEGPWRRLYLIPDWDKFKSLSQKWPLRGADLWHLATAKTLQKRLPELHLLTFDNRLLVAAMGEGLQGQDL, from the coding sequence GTGTATAACAATAATCCCGTTGTCATATACTGGGATGCTTCAGCCGTTTTGTCCGCGCTTTTTAAGGATAAACACAGTGAAGAGGCGGTAAACTGGTCGTGCCGGGAAGGTACTCATCTTATTTCTTCTCTTTCCTACGCCGAGGTTTATGCGGTTATATCTCGTATAAGGCGTGAAGGTCTTCTGGCCGATGTGCTTGTAAATGCCGGTTTTGAATCCTTGGAAGAAGGTCCATGGAGGCGTCTGTACCTAATACCGGATTGGGATAAGTTTAAATCCTTATCTCAAAAATGGCCGCTACGGGGCGCCGACTTATGGCACCTGGCCACTGCAAAGACGTTACAAAAAAGGTTACCGGAATTGCATTTATTGACTTTCGATAATAGATTATTGGTTGCGGCGATGGGTGAAGGTTTACAGGGACAGGATCTATGA
- a CDS encoding type II toxin-antitoxin system Phd/YefM family antitoxin, with the protein MRPISIGIRDAKINLSKLLKEVQKGAEVIITDRDKPVGRIIPVSAEEDLPLAERIASLEREGLIQTAKKKKKVRNLPPPLPLPGELARKMLEEDRG; encoded by the coding sequence TTGAGGCCAATAAGTATTGGTATCCGTGACGCTAAAATAAATCTTAGCAAGTTGCTTAAGGAGGTCCAAAAAGGGGCGGAAGTTATTATTACCGACCGGGATAAGCCCGTAGGGCGAATCATTCCAGTTTCTGCAGAAGAAGACCTTCCCCTTGCCGAGCGTATAGCAAGCCTGGAGAGGGAGGGTTTGATCCAAACTGCTAAAAAGAAAAAAAAGGTGAGAAATTTACCTCCTCCTTTACCCTTGCCGGGTGAATTGGCCCGTAAAATGTTGGAGGAGGACAGAGGTTAG
- the rpoD gene encoding RNA polymerase sigma factor RpoD — protein sequence MRDELKTESVMELIEKGKKRGVLTYNEIMDSLQGTDLTPEQIDDIYEKLAGLGIEVVPEVPEIEPIDGSTIEETPAEEVEVDLTVPEGVGIDDPVRMYLKEIGRVPLLTPEEEVDLAKRMELGDDGAKRRLAEANLRLVVSIAKRYVGRGMLFLDLIQEGNLGLIKAVEKFDYRKGYKFSTYATWWIRQAITRAIADQARTIRIPVHMVETINKLVRVQRQLLQELGREPSPEEIAKEMNISEEKVREIQKIAQEPVSLETPIGEEEDSHLGDFIEDHDARAPAEEASFTLLREQLDEVLKTLTEREQRVLRLRFGLDDGRARTLEEVGQKFGVTRERIRQIEAKTLRKLRHPSRSKKLKDYLD from the coding sequence GTGAGAGACGAACTCAAAACTGAAAGCGTTATGGAACTCATTGAAAAAGGAAAGAAACGCGGCGTCCTGACCTATAATGAGATTATGGACAGTCTCCAGGGTACCGACCTAACTCCTGAACAAATTGATGATATTTATGAAAAACTGGCAGGTTTGGGCATAGAAGTTGTTCCGGAAGTACCGGAAATAGAACCTATTGACGGTTCAACAATAGAAGAAACCCCGGCCGAAGAGGTTGAAGTAGATCTTACCGTCCCTGAAGGCGTGGGCATAGATGATCCCGTACGTATGTATCTCAAAGAAATCGGTCGCGTTCCCCTGCTCACTCCCGAAGAAGAAGTGGATCTGGCGAAACGTATGGAACTTGGTGATGACGGGGCCAAAAGAAGACTGGCTGAGGCCAACTTGCGGCTGGTAGTCAGTATCGCCAAGCGTTATGTGGGGCGCGGGATGCTTTTTCTGGATCTGATTCAGGAGGGCAACCTGGGTTTGATCAAGGCTGTTGAAAAGTTTGATTACCGCAAGGGCTACAAGTTCAGCACCTATGCGACCTGGTGGATTCGTCAGGCCATAACCAGAGCCATTGCCGACCAGGCCAGGACCATCAGGATTCCAGTGCACATGGTTGAGACTATTAATAAACTGGTCCGGGTGCAGCGGCAGTTGCTGCAAGAATTGGGCCGGGAACCAAGCCCGGAGGAAATAGCCAAGGAGATGAACATCTCCGAGGAGAAGGTCAGGGAAATACAGAAGATAGCACAGGAACCGGTATCTTTAGAAACGCCGATTGGGGAAGAGGAAGACTCCCACCTGGGTGACTTTATTGAGGACCACGACGCCAGGGCGCCGGCTGAGGAAGCGTCTTTCACCCTTCTGCGGGAACAGTTGGACGAGGTCTTAAAGACCTTAACCGAGCGGGAACAAAGGGTGCTTCGCCTCCGCTTCGGCCTTGACGACGGCAGGGCCAGGACCTTGGAAGAGGTCGGCCAGAAGTTTGGGGTAACGCGGGAACGGATCCGGCAGATAGAAGCCAAGACGCTGCGCAAGCTGCGCCACCCCAGCCGCAGCAAGAAGTTAAAGGACTACCTGGATTAA
- the dnaG gene encoding DNA primase, producing MGLIPEDIVEAVRQRSDIVEVVSRYVQLKKKGKNHTGSCPFHNERTPSFTVTPEKQIFYCFGCGAGGDVFKFLMLKENLSFHEAVTVLAQQVGVAIPAGESPAQQQKERRLSLFREANKLARDYFRQTLKTHGAAANARKYLARREVTPELQEEFQLGFALSEWNSLLGFLERKGLTPEQAVEAGLAVKNEAGRYYDRFRNRLIFPIWDATGQVAGFGGRVLDDSLPKYLNTPETLFFSKGRLLYGLHLARTAIREKGCVVVMEGYMDVVTAHQHGIKNAVASLGTALTHEHGRLLTHYSRDVVIAYDADAAGEAATARSLDLLEELGCQVRVLRLPDGKDPDEFLKKHSIQTWETLVNGAPLLFQYKLEQAAGARPLKTPADKLEVLRQVFPSLAGFSSEIEREEGLKQAARTLNLSWETVYGEFKRLKLISGKKWTNPDNLAKNMHTIVSKVDTSDARSKAEAVLLRLALEDPSLARTVHEKMGGEHFQDPRYRKIFKYCLEIAGKPQYQPAEIAQYLDDDEQALLGMLLTQEIPGDDPVEILHSHIKSVVRCRRQERREKILKEIGEAEKLGSHYHLLRELMILQGIDEAEKVGDQARSRKLQEDYQKLIVSNTGKCPKEGSDGM from the coding sequence GTGGGCTTAATTCCTGAGGACATTGTGGAGGCAGTCCGCCAGCGGTCTGATATCGTTGAAGTGGTTTCCCGCTATGTACAACTTAAGAAAAAGGGCAAAAACCATACCGGCTCCTGCCCGTTTCATAATGAAAGGACACCTTCATTTACAGTCACGCCGGAAAAGCAGATCTTTTATTGTTTTGGCTGCGGAGCCGGTGGTGACGTTTTTAAATTTTTAATGCTTAAAGAGAACCTCAGCTTCCATGAGGCGGTAACCGTGCTGGCGCAGCAGGTGGGTGTCGCCATACCGGCCGGCGAAAGCCCGGCTCAACAGCAAAAGGAGCGGCGCTTAAGTCTATTCCGCGAGGCCAACAAACTGGCCCGTGATTACTTTCGCCAAACCTTAAAGACTCATGGCGCCGCAGCCAACGCCAGGAAATACCTGGCAAGGCGGGAGGTTACTCCGGAGCTGCAGGAAGAATTCCAACTGGGATTTGCTCTTTCTGAATGGAATTCCCTGCTCGGTTTTCTGGAGAGGAAGGGGTTAACACCTGAACAGGCAGTCGAGGCCGGGCTGGCGGTTAAAAATGAAGCAGGAAGGTATTATGACCGGTTTCGCAACCGGCTCATCTTTCCCATCTGGGATGCCACCGGGCAGGTAGCTGGTTTCGGAGGACGTGTTCTTGACGATTCCCTGCCGAAGTACCTGAACACCCCTGAAACCTTGTTTTTTAGCAAGGGCCGCCTGCTCTATGGGTTACACCTGGCGAGGACTGCAATCAGGGAAAAGGGCTGCGTGGTGGTGATGGAGGGCTACATGGATGTGGTTACCGCCCACCAGCACGGGATTAAAAACGCGGTTGCTTCCCTGGGTACAGCCTTGACCCACGAGCATGGCAGGCTGCTGACTCACTACAGCAGGGATGTAGTGATTGCCTATGACGCGGATGCAGCTGGGGAAGCCGCTACCGCACGCAGTCTGGATCTGCTGGAAGAGTTGGGCTGCCAGGTAAGGGTTTTAAGGCTCCCGGACGGGAAGGATCCGGATGAGTTCTTGAAGAAACATAGCATCCAGACATGGGAAACGCTTGTTAACGGGGCGCCGCTGCTGTTTCAATACAAACTTGAGCAGGCAGCGGGAGCAAGACCACTCAAGACGCCCGCTGATAAGCTTGAAGTACTTCGGCAAGTGTTTCCAAGCCTGGCCGGCTTCAGCAGCGAAATAGAAAGGGAAGAGGGACTAAAGCAGGCAGCCCGCACTCTAAATTTGAGTTGGGAAACGGTTTATGGAGAATTTAAGAGACTTAAGCTAATTTCGGGTAAAAAATGGACAAATCCGGATAATCTTGCTAAAAACATGCATACTATCGTTAGTAAAGTGGATACTAGCGACGCTCGAAGTAAAGCTGAAGCAGTCCTGTTGAGGTTGGCATTGGAGGACCCCTCCCTGGCCCGGACCGTCCATGAAAAAATGGGCGGTGAGCATTTTCAGGACCCGCGCTACCGAAAAATATTTAAATATTGCCTGGAAATTGCCGGAAAACCGCAATACCAGCCGGCAGAAATAGCACAATACCTTGATGATGATGAGCAGGCCTTGTTGGGCATGCTGCTGACCCAGGAAATACCCGGGGATGACCCGGTTGAAATATTACACAGCCACATTAAGTCGGTCGTTCGTTGCCGGAGGCAGGAGCGAAGAGAAAAAATACTGAAAGAAATAGGTGAGGCTGAAAAGTTGGGGAGCCATTACCATTTGCTGCGTGAGCTGATGATTTTACAGGGCATAGATGAGGCTGAGAAGGTTGGAGACCAGGCCCGCTCCAGGAAACTGCAGGAAGATTACCAGAAACTGATTGTAAGTAATACCGGGAAGTGCCCTAAAGAGGGGAGTGATGGCATGTGA
- a CDS encoding deoxyguanosinetriphosphate triphosphohydrolase, with protein sequence MDIRLRAEELERRIMSPYACLSSASKGRERPEDECNVRTCFQRDRDRILHSKSFRRLKYKTQVFTIPEGDHYRTRLTHTLEVAQIARTVARALRLNEDLTEAIALGHDLGHTPFGHAGEDALNEVMEGGFKHNQQSLRVVDVLEGGRGLNLTYEVRDGILNHTGDTRPATLEGQIVKIADRVAYINHDIDDAIRGGILTMGNIPEECLAVLGREHRNRINTMVLDLVQTNWEEPGVIRMSPAIQSATDQLRDFLFAHVYIGSDAKREEAKAKHVVQRLFHHFSEHGEALPEEYLLRVRNANTERVICDYIAGMTDRFAIRFYQRTFLPLPWVE encoded by the coding sequence ATGGATATTCGCCTGCGCGCCGAGGAATTGGAACGCCGCATCATGTCGCCCTACGCCTGCCTCAGCAGCGCGAGCAAGGGCAGAGAGCGGCCGGAAGATGAATGCAATGTCCGCACCTGCTTTCAGCGTGACCGGGACAGGATACTTCATTCCAAGAGCTTCCGCAGGCTTAAATATAAAACCCAAGTCTTCACCATCCCGGAAGGGGACCATTACCGGACCAGGCTAACACATACGCTGGAGGTAGCTCAAATTGCCCGTACCGTTGCCCGCGCCTTAAGGCTTAACGAGGACCTTACCGAAGCGATCGCTCTGGGACACGACCTCGGCCACACTCCATTTGGTCATGCGGGCGAAGATGCTCTTAACGAGGTCATGGAGGGCGGCTTTAAGCATAACCAGCAGAGCCTGAGGGTGGTGGATGTGCTTGAGGGGGGGAGAGGGCTGAACCTGACCTATGAAGTCAGAGACGGTATCCTAAACCACACCGGGGACACCCGGCCCGCCACCCTGGAGGGGCAGATCGTAAAAATCGCAGATAGAGTCGCCTACATCAACCATGATATTGATGACGCCATACGCGGCGGTATCCTGACCATGGGAAATATTCCTGAGGAGTGCCTGGCGGTTCTGGGGCGGGAACACCGCAACAGGATTAACACGATGGTGCTGGACTTGGTTCAAACGAATTGGGAGGAACCCGGTGTTATTAGAATGAGTCCGGCAATCCAGTCGGCGACCGACCAACTGCGTGATTTTCTTTTTGCGCATGTCTATATCGGCTCCGATGCGAAACGGGAGGAGGCCAAAGCAAAACATGTTGTCCAAAGGCTGTTTCATCATTTCTCAGAACACGGTGAGGCTTTGCCTGAAGAATACCTCTTAAGGGTCCGGAATGCAAACACGGAGCGGGTTATCTGTGATTACATTGCAGGTATGACCGACAGGTTTGCTATCCGTTTCTATCAAAGAACCTTTTTACCGCTTCCCTGGGTGGAATAA
- the thpR gene encoding RNA 2',3'-cyclic phosphodiesterase — protein sequence MRLFIAVNFPEEIKRTLGAFIRSLSQIPSDLKWVREENLHLTVQFLGNVPEEQVPAVSMALQKSVTGIAPFRLVLKGAGAFPSVERPRVLWVGIGGETAPLLILQRQVQREMGFMGFEPEKRKFSPHLTLARARSPYGFIDVMEKAREDTGKAFGTVRIDSIELMLSDLQAKGPSYFVLSRAPLS from the coding sequence ATGAGGCTGTTTATCGCCGTCAACTTTCCTGAGGAAATTAAAAGGACCTTGGGCGCCTTCATCAGGAGCCTGAGTCAGATCCCCTCCGACCTGAAGTGGGTGAGGGAGGAAAATCTGCATCTGACGGTACAGTTCCTGGGTAATGTTCCCGAAGAACAGGTTCCCGCCGTGAGCATGGCCCTGCAGAAGTCAGTGACGGGGATTGCTCCATTTAGACTGGTCCTGAAGGGCGCCGGCGCTTTTCCTTCAGTGGAGCGGCCGCGTGTATTATGGGTAGGGATAGGCGGTGAAACCGCCCCCCTCCTAATACTGCAACGCCAGGTGCAAAGGGAAATGGGATTTATGGGCTTTGAGCCGGAAAAAAGAAAATTCTCCCCTCACCTAACATTAGCCCGCGCCCGGTCTCCATACGGTTTTATCGATGTTATGGAAAAGGCCAGAGAGGATACGGGTAAAGCTTTCGGGACTGTCAGGATCGATTCGATTGAACTCATGTTAAGTGACCTGCAGGCTAAAGGTCCAAGCTATTTTGTCCTGTCCAGAGCGCCCTTATCATAG
- a CDS encoding pyridoxamine 5'-phosphate oxidase family protein — protein MFREIRRGKQLLSMEDTVAVMDRCTNGVLACLGDEDYPYAVPLSYVYFNDKIYFHSAKAGHKIDAITKNPKVSFSVIDEDTIVSEKYTTYFRSVIAFGKARIVEGDEWLEAFKALVEKYSGDRPEEAKHKEITGCTQTYIIAIDVEHITGKEAIEYVNAKR, from the coding sequence ATGTTTAGAGAAATAAGAAGAGGTAAGCAATTATTATCAATGGAAGACACCGTAGCTGTAATGGACAGATGCACAAATGGTGTCCTGGCGTGCTTAGGTGATGAAGATTATCCTTACGCAGTTCCACTTAGCTATGTCTATTTCAATGACAAAATCTATTTTCATTCAGCAAAAGCCGGACATAAAATCGATGCTATTACGAAGAACCCAAAGGTATCCTTTTCAGTAATAGATGAAGATACGATAGTAAGTGAAAAATATACAACTTATTTTCGTAGCGTTATAGCTTTTGGTAAAGCAAGAATTGTAGAAGGTGATGAATGGCTAGAAGCTTTTAAGGCTTTAGTTGAAAAGTATTCAGGAGATCGACCTGAAGAAGCCAAACATAAGGAAATAACCGGATGTACGCAAACTTATATTATTGCGATTGACGTCGAGCACATAACTGGCAAGGAAGCCATTGAATACGTCAACGCTAAAAGATAA
- the sugE gene encoding quaternary ammonium compound efflux SMR transporter SugE translates to MKWVLLVIAGLLEMGWAVGLKYSQGFTKLVPSIFTVMGMIASFYFLSLALRSLPLGTAYAIWTGIGAIGTVALGIILFKEPADTIRLIFIGFILIGIIGLKMSSDG, encoded by the coding sequence ATGAAATGGGTACTATTAGTTATAGCAGGACTTTTAGAAATGGGTTGGGCTGTAGGCTTGAAATACTCTCAAGGTTTTACAAAGCTTGTACCGAGTATTTTTACTGTAATGGGGATGATAGCAAGTTTTTATTTTTTATCGTTGGCATTAAGAAGTCTTCCATTAGGAACAGCTTACGCAATTTGGACAGGAATCGGTGCAATTGGTACTGTGGCACTGGGGATAATTCTATTCAAAGAACCAGCTGATACGATAAGATTAATCTTTATTGGATTTATATTAATAGGAATTATTGGACTGAAAATGTCATCTGATGGATAA